One window of Acidobacteriota bacterium genomic DNA carries:
- a CDS encoding integrase arm-type DNA-binding domain-containing protein, whose protein sequence is MPLTDIAIRHARPPEKARKLFDGGGLYLELSPRGNKWWRLKYRFAGKEKRISLGVYPAVSLKEARRRRAQARELLAREIDPSEHRKAQEAAKKQQSANSFEAVAREWFTKHTPNWAVSHANRVLGQLKRDIFPWMGRQPIVGITAPELLAVVRRIEQRGALESAHRALRICGQVFRYAVATGKAKRDPSGDLRGALPPVKRTHFAALTEPKQVGPLLRVLDGYQGTLIVRCALRIAPLVFVRPGELRHAQWSDIDLEAAEWRYTVSKTDIPHIVPLSRQAVEILQALHPVTGHGRYVFPSARTPNGARPMSENAILAALRRMGIGKEEMTGHGFRAMARTILDEVLGFRPDFIEHQLAHAVRDPNGRAYNRTAYLPERRKMMQEWADYLDQLKADVVPMHPKRLDQN, encoded by the coding sequence ATGCCTCTCACCGACATTGCTATTCGTCACGCTAGACCCCCCGAAAAGGCCAGAAAACTGTTCGACGGAGGTGGCCTGTATTTGGAATTATCCCCCCGCGGCAACAAGTGGTGGCGGCTGAAGTACCGCTTCGCCGGCAAGGAGAAACGCATCTCTCTGGGCGTCTATCCTGCAGTGTCTCTGAAGGAGGCGCGGCGACGGCGCGCTCAGGCCCGCGAACTCTTGGCCCGAGAAATCGATCCCAGCGAGCACCGCAAGGCGCAAGAAGCCGCGAAGAAGCAGCAGTCGGCGAACAGTTTCGAAGCTGTGGCTCGGGAATGGTTCACCAAGCACACTCCCAACTGGGCGGTCAGTCATGCTAACCGGGTCCTGGGCCAACTGAAGCGAGATATCTTCCCGTGGATGGGTCGCCAGCCGATTGTCGGCATTACCGCCCCTGAGTTGTTGGCCGTTGTTCGTCGGATCGAGCAAAGGGGAGCTCTGGAAAGTGCCCACCGGGCGCTTCGGATCTGTGGCCAGGTGTTTCGCTATGCGGTGGCCACCGGAAAGGCGAAGCGTGACCCGTCCGGTGACTTGCGGGGCGCGTTGCCGCCGGTTAAGAGAACCCACTTCGCCGCCCTTACGGAACCGAAGCAGGTCGGCCCCTTGCTGCGAGTCCTGGACGGCTACCAAGGGACGCTGATCGTGCGTTGCGCCCTGCGCATCGCTCCCTTGGTCTTCGTGCGGCCCGGGGAGCTACGCCACGCCCAGTGGTCGGATATCGACCTGGAGGCCGCTGAGTGGCGTTACACCGTCAGCAAGACCGACATCCCGCACATCGTTCCCCTTTCTCGACAAGCGGTCGAGATTCTCCAGGCGCTACATCCTGTGACGGGCCATGGACGTTATGTGTTCCCAAGTGCTCGCACTCCCAACGGAGCCCGGCCAATGAGCGAGAATGCCATTCTGGCCGCCCTGCGGCGTATGGGTATCGGCAAGGAGGAGATGACGGGCCACGGGTTTCGGGCGATGGCGAGAACGATCCTGGATGAAGTATTGGGATTCCGTCCCGATTTTATCGAGCATCAATTGGCCCACGCGGTGCGGGACCCCAACGGCCGGGCCTACAATCGCACGGCCTATCTCCCGGAACGGCGAAAGATGATGCAGGAGTGGGCCGACTACCTCGATCAACTGAAGGCTGATGTCGTTCCGATGCATCCAAAGCGACTGGATCAAAACTGA